The Thermus oshimai DSM 12092 genome contains the following window.
GCCCCCGCCGCGGCGAAGATCTCCGCGATCATCCCTCCCGGGACCCGGAGCTTCACCCCCTTAAACTCCTCAAAGCTCTTGATGGGCTTCTTGGAGTGGATGAGGTTGTAGTCGTGCTGGACGGGGCCGATGTAGGCCAGGCCCTGCTCCTCGTAGGCCTTTCGGGCCAGCTCCAGGCCGCCCAGGCCGTAGTACCAGGTCTCCCACTGGTCCGGCCGGTCCAGGCCCAGCGGGTAGGAGGAGAGGAAGGCGGTCACCGGCATCCGGCCGGCCCAGTAGAGGGTGAAGGGGTGCATCCCGTCCAGGACCCCCGTTTTCACCGCGTCAAACATGTCAAAGGTCCCCACCACCGCGCCGGCGGGGAAGGGCTGGATCTCAATCTGGCCGTCCGTGAGCTCCTTGACCCGCTCCGCGAAACGCTGGAACAGGGTGTAGCCCACGGTGCCTGCATCCCAGGCGCTCTGGATGCGCCAGCGGAACCGGGGGGCCTGGGCGATGGCCAAAGGGGAAAAAGCGCTGCTGGCCGCTACGCCGATGGCCGCCTTCTTTAGAAACTGCCGCCGGGTGCTCTTCATAGCCTCCTCCTTCGCCAAGCCGGGTTGGCGTTTTTCCGTGTCTACCTATACATACGGGAAGAGGGTCTTTTTGTCAATACCCAGA
Protein-coding sequences here:
- the dctP gene encoding TRAP transporter substrate-binding protein DctP codes for the protein MKSTRRQFLKKAAIGVAASSAFSPLAIAQAPRFRWRIQSAWDAGTVGYTLFQRFAERVKELTDGQIEIQPFPAGAVVGTFDMFDAVKTGVLDGMHPFTLYWAGRMPVTAFLSSYPLGLDRPDQWETWYYGLGGLELARKAYEEQGLAYIGPVQHDYNLIHSKKPIKSFEEFKGVKLRVPGGMIAEIFAAAGAATVLLPGGEVYPALERGVIDAADFVGPAVNYNLGFHQVTKYIIMGPPETPCIHQPVDLADITLNLNRWRAVPKNLQERFEAAVHEWSWVHYAGIQKANLEAWPKYRAAGVQIIRLSTVDVRKFRRVAIPIWFKWAKQDKYAKEAFQSQLEYMKALGYVTDADLRGLSL